The Aestuariibaculum lutulentum genome segment AATGGCGTATGCACACGTGCTGGAGAAATACAGTTACAACGAATACCGTCGTTAATATAATCTTTAGCCACCGAATAGGTCATGGTTAACGCCGCTCCTTTAGACATCGAGTAAGCAAAACGATCGTTTAGTCCTACAGACGATGCAATTGATGCCATATTAATAATCACACCACCTTTAGCTTTCATGTGAGGAACCGATGCAAAAATACAGTTATAAACACCTTTTACATTCACACTATACACGCGATCTAAATCGGCCTCTGGTGTGTTTTCAACATTACCAATATGTGCGATTCCTGCATTATTTATTAAAATATCAAGTCCGCTTTCTTCAGCAATTTTATTAATGACTTCAACAACGTCGGCTTGATTTACCACATTACATTGGTGTACCGCTGCTTTTCCGCCATCGGCTTCGATCTCGGCTTTAGTCACTTCGGCATTTTCAACATTCAATTCTAAAATATGAACAAAAGCGCCTTGACCAGCTAATGTTTTAGAAATAGCTTTACCTATCCCGCTTCCGCCTCCGGTAACAATAGCTGTTTTGTTTTTTAAACTAAATTTCATCTGTTTTATGTTTTTCTCAGGATTACGAATTTACTCTGCACTAAAATTAACCATCGCTTTAATCACCCCGTTCTTTGGATCTAGCCAAGAATCGAAGTTAGCAATCATTTCGGTATAAGGTACCTGATGAGTTACAAATTTATCTGTCGGAAACTGCGGAAGGTTATCAATAACAAATTGAAAATCTTCTAAAGTCGCATTTCTACTACACATAATCGTAGACTCTTTAGCGTGAATTCCCGGGTGACTAAACACCAACTCGCCTTTTGAAAGTCCTACCAATACGTAACGTCCGCCATGAGACATGTAAGCAATACCACCTTCAAGCGCGCGTTTGTTTCCTGTACAATCGAAAACCGCAGTAGCTAAGTCGCCATTGGTAATTTTAGACACTTCTTCGGCTGCTGTTTCTGAAACTTTCACCACATGTTTTACACCAATTTCATTTTTTACAAACGCTAAACGCGACTCGTCAACATCGATAGCAATCACTTCAGCACCTTTAATTTGTGCCAGTTTCATTAAACCAATTCCGATTGGTCCACAACCAACAACTACTATAAATTCACCAGCTTCAACATCGGCTCTACGAATGGCATGTGCTCCAATAGCTAAAGGCTCTACGATAGCCATTTCTTCATAAGACAAGGTATTTGCCGGAATTAATAAATCGGTTCTTACCGCTACAACTTCCTGCATTCCGCCGTCGGCATGAACACCTAAAACCTTTATATTACTACAACAGTTGGTTTTTCCTTTTCTACAGGCAATACATTCTCCACAGCTTACATAAGGCATAACGATAACCTTATCGCCTACTTTTAAGTTCTGATTGTTTTCTCCAACCTCTAAAACTTCTGCAGCCAACTCGTGACCCAAAATTCTAGGATAAGTAAAAAATGCCTGATTTCCTGAATAGGCATGCAAATCGGTACCGCAAATTCCAACGCGGTGAATTTTAATTAACGCCTGATTCGCCTCGCGAACCGGTTGTTCTTTTTCTTTTAACGCGAATTTTGTTGGTTCTTCGCAAACTATATAGTTCATTATTTCTGAATACTTAATTATACTAACTCTCTTTTCTCTATAACGACATTCCTCGTTTCCAAGGAATGAAATCGTTCTGTTCTAATTTTCTTGCTTTAACCTGTTTTCCACTGGCAACTTCTATTACAAATTCCAGTAATTGTTCACCTGTTTCTTCAATAGTCGCTTCGCCATCAATAACACCTCCTGTGTTAAAATCGATGATATCGTTCATTCTATTGAATAATTTTGTGTTTGACGACACTTTAATCACTGGTGTAATCGGGTTTCCTGTTGGCGTTCCCAAACCAGTTGTAAATAAAATAATATTGGTTCCTGAACCTGCCAATCCGGTAGTCGACTCAACATCGTTACCCGGTGTACATAACAAATTCAGTCCCGGTTTAACCACTTGTTCAGTATAATCTAAAACGTCTTCAACTGGCGATGTTCCGCCTTTTTTTGCAGCACCTGCCGACTTTATCGCGTCGGTGATTAATCCATCTTTTATATTTCCTGGTGAAGGATTTGCTGAAAATCCGCCGCCTAACAACGTCGCCTTTTCATTATAAACAGCCATGATATTTGAAAACTTATCGGCTTTCTCTTTCGACTGACATCTATTGATTAATTCCTGTTCTACTCCGTTCAACTCCGGAAACTCAGCTAAAACAGTTGCACCTCCAAGTCCGACTAATAAATCGGACACATAACCTAAAACAGGATTCGCTGAAATACCTGAAAACCCATCAGAACCTCCACATTCCAGACCGATAACCAATTTATCTAATGTCGCTGGTTGACGCTCGACTTTATTTGCTTCGATTAATCCGACAAAGGTTTTCTTTACAGCTTCAGCCAATAATTCTTTTTCAGAATTCATGTGCTGCTGCTCTAAAAAATATACCGGCTTATCGTTATTTGGTGCCATTTTACTTAAGGCATCCTGTAAAATTTTAGACTGTGCATGCTGACATCCTAAACTTAAGACTGTTGCTCCAGCCACATTCGGATTGTTGATATAACCGGCCAACAAATGACATAAAGCAATAGCATCAGATGTTGAGCCGCCGCAACCTCCATCGTGGGTTAAAAACCGAATACCATCTACATTTGGGAATAATGGGTTTTTATAAACCTCGTCAGCTTCCTTTAAAATATCTTGTTCTAAAATGGCTTCAACTGAACCACCTGATTTATAGGTTTCAATTAAAGTATCGACATTTAAACCTAAATGCTGTTGTTTACCAAAACCTAATTTATCGACTAAGGCACTTTTTAACACCTCAACATTTCTGTTCTGACAAAATACCAAAGGAATGATTAACCAATTATTTTCAGTTCCAACGGTTCCATTAGTCCTATGATATCCTAAAAAGGTTTTATTCTTAAACTTTGAAATATCGGGTGCCTGCCATTGTACTTTTTCAACAACATGGTCGGCACTGTAATGCTCGGTGTCATGTTCTAAATTTTCGGTAGTAATAAGCCCACCTTCAGGGATATCGATTTTAGCTCTTCCTACTAAAACGCCATACATGTAAATTGGATCGCCAACCTTAAAGTTTTCGGTTGAAAATTTATGTTTGGCAGGAATAGCATCTACCAACGTGTATGATTGATTTTCAAACGAAAGTTCGGTGCCTTTTACCAAATCGGTTAAAGCCACTAATACATTATCTTTCGCATGTATTTTTAGTATTTCTTGTCTATTTCCTATCATTTATAAATAAGATTAATAATTGCAATACTATAAATATTAAATCATCAAATCTTCCTAAATCATGACTAAACATGATATTATTTTTGCTTAAAATCTCACCAAGTTGATTTAAAAGCAATAAATATACCTCTAAACCAGTTCATTCTCTTGATAAGAATTAACATGTTGTTTTATATATTCTGATGGATTACAGTCCATTACAATTTTAAATTGTCGGTTAAAATTTGAAATATTATTGAATCCTACTTCATAACAAACCTGAGAAATATTCACCTTCTGCTCCAACAACAACTTACAGGCATACCCAATTCGGATTTCGGATACATAACGTGAAAATGGCTTACCATTAACACGTTTGAACAATCGGCTAAACGCCGTCGCATTCATATTGGCAATCTTAGCGACTTCATCTAAAGAAATATCTCTATTGAAATTCTTAAAGATATAGGCATATACCTTATCGAGTGTTTTATTCGTTTTTACTTTAAAGGTTTTCATATATCCCGAACTTGCCAATAGCTTAAAGTTTTTATGACTTGAAAGCTTATTCAGGATATTTAAAAACGCAATGGTTTTATGAAATCCGTTAAGATTTAACATGTTTTGAACCGTTTCTATGAGTTCTCCTTTTAGATTTAAAAACTTGATACCAAAACGCGCTCTATCAAACAACTCAGACAGATGATGCATCTCGGGGGTTTCAAAAAAATGTTCTCCTAAAAAATCCTTTTTAAAGTGAATAGCTATGGACTTGGCAACCAACTCTGAATCGTCTGCGAAATAGGCCTCCTGATTCAGCCACATGTGAGGTGTGTTCTTTCCTATTAAAAACACATCGCCGGGTTCAAACTTTTCAATACCATCCCCAACAAAACAATTGCCGTTGCTTTTTAAAATAACGACCAGTTCCAGCTCGGGATGGTAATGCCAAAGTTTTAAAAAATTAGAATCTTCATGTACTTTAGCCGTAAACGACGTGTCGCTTGGTGTACTCCTATCAAGTAAATGAAGTTTCATTATTTTTAATATTTATTTTTATTCTACATCAATTTGAACAGATACCTCTTTTAAGCCTTCAGAAGTGGCTTTTAACTGAATATTTTCTGCTTTACCATTCGATTGAATAATAACCACACATTTTCCGTTATACGCTTTACGGTAGTTGGCTTTAAATGATTCTAAACTCGCCTGATAACCGTTATCAACACCTACTATTTTTCCACCACCTGTAACTTCAAACTGAATGAGGTTATTGGCTCTTGGAGATAAGTTACCTTCCTCATCATTCACACTCACAGTTACATAAACTAAATCGTAATTATCGTTTGAAATCGCTTTTTTATCAGCCTCTAAAGCTAATTGCGAAGCAGTCCCTGCCGTATGTACTTCTTTCTCTAAAACCACTTGTCCGGCTTTTCGAGATACGACTTTAATGGTTCCTGGTTCGTAGTTCACCTTCCAAGATACATGCAACTCTTCATCTTGTTTAGACTTTACGCCTTGCGATGTTCCGTTTACAAAAAGTTCTACCTCATCAGCGTTATTATAATAGGCCCAAACATCAACTTCCTGACCTGCATTCCAGTTCCAGTGTGGTAAAACGTGTAATACAGTTTTATCGCTCCATTCACTTTGGTACATGTAATACACATCTTTTGGTAAACCTGCTAAATCGACAATTCCGAAATATGAACTACGCGCCGGATACGGATACGGAATAGGCTCGCCAATATAATCGAAACCTGTCCAAATAAATGTTCCTGCGATATAGTCTAATTTCTTAACGGTTTTCCAGTTTTCTTCGTGGGTAGTTCCCCAGTAAGCCGCTACATTATCGTAAGCTGAAACTGTATAATCGTCATTACCATCAAACGGTTCGTTATGAGCCGGAGGCCAGAATTTAATTTCCGACGAGGTGGCATCGTAATGACCACGTGTTTCTAAAGCCGATACACTTTCGGAAGCTATTATTTTTTGACCTTTAAAATTTTCAGGGAAAGTACCGTAATCTTCATGTTTGTAATTAAATCCTAAAAGATCTAAAGCACCTGACTGATAGATAAAATTTTTCTCAGGAATATTTTCTGTTAAGGCACAGGTTACTGGTCTGGTCTGGTCTAAACTTTTAACAATTTTCACTAAATCTTTAGTCATCGCGATTCCTGTGCTATCAAACTGCTCGCGAATTTCGTTACCAATACTCCACATCATCACCGACGGGTTGTTACGGTCGCGACGAATTACATCCTGTAAATCGCGTTTATACCATTCGTCCCATTCTACATTGTAATCAAATTTCACTTTACGTTTTTTCCAAACATCGAAAGCTTCAACCTGAACAATCAGTCCCATTTCATCACATAATTGTAATAACTCTAAAGACGACGGATTGTGCGCCACACGAATGGCATTCACCCCCATATCTTTCATGATTTGAAGTTTTCTTTTTATAGCCGATTTATTTGCAACTGCTCCCAAAGCGCCGTTATCGTGATGCAAACAAACACCATGAATTTTAGTTGGAACGCCGTTTAATGAAAAGCCTTTTTTAGCATTGAAGCTGAAATAACGAATACCCAGTGGCGTTTCGTAATTATCCACTAAGTTCTCACCTTCATAAATTTTTGTTTTCACGGTATACAAATACGGGTTTTCAACACTCCACAATACAGGATTTACAACTTCCATTTGTTGTCTAGTGACATAAGATGTATGTGGTTGAATACTATCTATTTTCTCTGAAACGGCAACTTCTAAATTATCGGCATCTAAAACGGTATTTACCAATTTAAACACTCGTTTTGACGTGCTATCGTTTTTAATCGTGGTTTCGAATGCAACCGTTGCTTTATCCTTTAATACTTTAGGAGTCGTAACATAGGTTCCCCAGTGGTCAACATATAAATTTTCGGTAGCTACTAAACGTACATTTCTGTAAATTCCAGAACCGGTATACCAACGCGAATTTGGCTGTTCACTATTATCGACTTTAACGGCAATGACATTTTCCTTTGTTCCAAAATTTAAATAATCGGTCAGATTATAAGCGAAAGAAATGTAACCATACGGACGTTTACCTAAATAATGCCCATTAATCCAAACCTCACTATTTCTGTACACGCCATCAAACTCAACAGAAACCGATTTGCCATTCCAATCTGCTGGCAAAGTGAATGTTTTTCTGTACCAACCTGTTCCTGTTGGCAACGCACCACCTTCTGGTTTTGCCGGATTATCTTCACTAAATTCGCCTTCAATACTCCAGTCGTGTGGCAAGTTAAGTGTTCTCCAATCGGTAGTATTAAAATTGGCTTGAGTCGCTTCAGGAACATCTCCTAATTTAAAATTCCAGTTGAAATTAAAATCTTCAACAATACGCACATCTCTTTCAACAATTTCTTCGGTTTTACTACATGAAAAAATTAAGCTGACTAACAGCAACAGACTAAAGATTTTTGTTTGGTTTAATGTCTTGTTCATTATCTATACTCGTAATTAATAATCGCTTTTATTGAAATTCAAAGGATTCAATTCGAAGTCCTTTCATATTGTCTGATTCTAACTGAATTTTATAGGTTCCAGCATTAATATACCCGCCCGATGTGGTGTTTAAAACCTTCCATTTATCGTTTCTAACAGGAAATTCGATATCGTCATTTCGCAATAAAATACCGTTAGCATCTTCAATTTTTAACCGCACTTTTAATGGTCCTTCGGTCATATTCATATACCTGAAACGCATCAAATAAATATTGGCAACGCCCGGCGTGACTGTAAAAGTAATACTGTTTTTTGTGTTTTCGGTAAACTCTATGTAATCACTTTTCTTAAAGAATGCTTTTTTAACGCCCGACCCTGTAGTTTGAGCATCGCTTTCGGCTTCCAGTTTTACAATTACTCGGTCGTCTTTCTCTTCCATGGAGTAGGTTGGCACAACGGCTATGGTTGCTATTCCTTCTTCCGAACTAAAGGCAATATTTTCACCTTTCTTAGCTACTCGCTTATAAACGATGAAAGTTTGATTTAAACTATTTTCAGCAGATTCTTCCATCGCTTCATAGCCTTCTAATTGTTTTATTTCTGAATTTACAAACGCGTAAATCGTGGCATCGGTCTTCAAGGTAAAATGTCCTGAAACAGTTTTATTTTCTTCTGAAATCGGGAATTTTAAATAATCGGCCCCATAAACTTCGGAAGGCAATTTGGTAAAACTAACCTTTGAATTTACAAACTGTTTATCGGTAATATTTAGCCAGGTTGATACTTCAACATCTGTATTCGCTGAAAGATTTAAAATATTCTTATCGGAAGGGTTTGCCGGATTTACATTATAGTCTTTTGAAGCAATAGCTATAGCCGAAATTACCGCCTCACCGGAAGCGACATTCGGGAATGAAATGATTAATTTTCCATTGTCACTTTTTGCTGAATATACTTTTTTCAAAGCCGCATCATGACCAACAGTTTTCCAGATATCTAAATTCTTTTCAACAATATTATTGTTAATTGCGATATCAAAAACGCGCCAATCTTCGCAATCCATACCGCCTCCAGTACCGTACCAAGCCTCATTAAAATACAATTCTACCTGATATTCGCCATCTGGCACAGGGAATTCGTAACGTAACTTATCGGCTCCATATCTAAAATCCTGAAATAACCTCCAGTCTTGCGTTCCTGCAATCGGGTCGTAAGTGGTACGCTGACTCGCATAATACGCCGGAAGGTTTTCAAAAGTATCGGTCCATGATAACGAGCCCCATGAATTTTCATCGGTTTTATGCACATCGGCTAACCAGGCATTTCCGAAAGTATCGGTATAATCTGCTCCACCGCTATTCACACGATATAAGTAATTAAAACCTTCGGCTGGTTTTAAAATATCGTTTGTTTCGCTCACCAAGGCATCAAAATGTGGTGCTTCTGGTAAATTATTCAATACGATATAATCTTTAGCAACAGGTTGTCCATCAACATAACCAACAACGTACAATATATTGTATTTAACATCGACATTATTAAACTGAAAATGTTTGCCTAATCCCGTATTTTTTAGTTTTCCTAAAGATACTTCATCAACATCATTAAACAATTCCACTTCATCACAATTTGAATACACATCGATACCATTTTTTGTTCCGCCTTCATTCCAACGGGTCGGCCACGAATGCGAAACGATGTACACCATCGGCTCTTTTTTGTTAGACACATAATTAGCACGGTACATATAAAATGCATCTAAAGGTTCACCCCAAATAGTGAAAATCCCTTTATAATTAACTGGGCCAACTTTATCGATATCGCGATACCCTTCACCGTTTTGCGAACGCCCCGGATTTTCGTGAGAATATAATAACCAATGGTATTGCCCTACGATTTTATCGCTCACCGATTCGGCTTCAGCAACCTTAATTTCCATCAATTGTGAAAAACGATTTTCGCTTAATTCACCTTTTTGATTGAATTCGCCTTCAGTATGTAAATCGGCAGAACGCCAGGCACCATACTCTCCATTTAATAAATGTTCGGTCATTTCTTTACCGTAATTATAAGGATCGCCGCCGTAGGTTCCCGACCAGTTTTGAATCACGTTCCAGTCACTACCTTCCCCTCCGTTACAGGTCGTTACTAAACGCTGCGTTGCAGTTGGGTCTAATTCCCGGATAATTTGCGTACATTCTTCTGCAAAATCCTTCGGAATGGTGCTTTCATTTTGTAAGCCCCACATCACCACCGACGGATTGTTTCGACGTTCTTTAATCCATTCCTTTAATAAGGTTTTAAAATTTTCTTTAAACTCAGGGGTATCATACCAGATATGCGCTGAAAATTGACTCCAGAATAAAATACCATCTTCATCTAAATGTTGCTGATATCTTAAATTATGTGGCTGGTGACCTTCACGGAAGGCATTATAACCAGCGGCTTTAATTTGTCCGATTCTGGCTTTTACATCTTTATCTGAAAACGAATGACTTCTGCCAATAAGGTGCTCGTATTCACAAGTACCGTTAATAAAAATTGGTTCATCATTTAAGAAGAAACGATTATCATCGCTTTCACGATTAATTGGCCAACTTACCCAACGAATTCCATATGGTGTGGATAATGCATCTTTTAAATCGCCATTTTCGTAAACTTTAGTGACCAGTTGATACAAATACGGATCTTCAGGCGACCATAATTTAGGATTTGAAAACTCTGGCAAGGTTTGTTTAATTTCCTTTAAACCGGAAACATTTTCAACATCAGTTTTCACTGAAACAACCTGTTTTCCGTTAGTATCTAACAACATATTTTCAACAGTGATTTTCTTTGCTGAATCGCTATAATTTTTAACCTCTGTAGTTGTATGAAGTAAAGCGTTTTCTTTATTAGTTGATGCATCATTCCACACATGAACCCCGAAAGGTTCAATACGCAATTTATCGGTAACCACTAAAGATACGGGTCTAAATATTCCCATTGGTTGTGAACCTTCTGAAAAACCCCATTCTCCCGAACAGCCACCACAAACCCAAGGTAAATCGGCAATAAATGCCGGATGTGCCGCTTTCACTACAATGTTGTTTTCAGTATTAAAATCAACCACATCGGTAATATCTAGAGTAAAGGTGGTTCGTCCGCCTTTGTGAGCGCCCACTTCTTTGCCATTTACCCAAACGGTCGCATACGAGCCTACGCCTTCGAAAAACAAAAAGTGTTGTTTTCCTTGGTCTTCAGCATTTAATTTTAAGGTTTTATAATACCAGGCTGTACCGTGTAAATTACCATGTTTCATACGACGGAAACCATAATACTGATCCCAGTTGTGCGGCACAGAAACAGCTTTCCAATTGTCGTTAATATTTATGTTTTTAACAAAATCGGCTTCCGACTGATTCAAACTATCTAAATGAATCGTGTACCAATTATCGTTTAAACTAATTTCTTTTCGAACAGCATCAACCTTCACATCTTTTCCACAAGATATAAACATTAAAATGCTTGCTAAAACTATGTATTGTAACTTTTTCATCAAACAATGATTCTAATAAAATTCTAAATTTAGAGACTCTGAAACAAGTTCAGGGTGACAAGACGTGTCTTGTTAATAAAATAACCAATCTATGGCTTTACCTTCTTCTTTATTGGTAATACCTGCATCGTGAATTACGATTTTTTCGTTTCCGTCGATAAATCCTAAAACTAGAACACGTCCTTTTCCTAACTTCAATTTATGTTCACCAGGTTCATAACGATAACTATAAATATTTACCGGATATAATCCAGAAACCAACATGGCATTGGCTATTTTAATATCGGCTTGCCCCCTGTTGTTGGCTTGCGCATTGGTTTCTAAAGTTGGCGGTGCTAAAACAGTAAAACTGTTGGTACTGAAATACCCCACCAAAATTTTAACAGCTTTGTCTGTTTTAAAATGTAAAACGCTGCCGTTTTCCTGTTGGTCTTTATCTGAAAATTTCACGCCCGACAGGTGTCTTAATTCTTTAGCAACCTCATCTATTTCAGCTTCATTATCGGTATAAACTTTTTGTCCTTTTTTTAATGAAAAACGGGTAGCGTCTTTATTTAGAATATCGACTTTAACAGGCTCTAACGTCTTGAACGTTTTTATAATTTCTCCAGCATTATCTGATTTTAACATTTCAATATTATGCTTAAATACCTCGAGCTCCTTTTCAAAATGTGGCAACAACTCTTCCCATGTTTTATTTTTGCCATCGTTACCTCTAATAGGAATTCGGCGCAGTTCGGTTTGCATACTATTGGCGTATAAATACGTATCTTTTGTTCTGTTGACCAACTCCTGATAATAAGCAACACTTCTTTCTAAATGTGGCAAGGCCTTGTCTAAATCTTCAATAGT includes the following:
- a CDS encoding UxaA family hydrolase, producing the protein MIGNRQEILKIHAKDNVLVALTDLVKGTELSFENQSYTLVDAIPAKHKFSTENFKVGDPIYMYGVLVGRAKIDIPEGGLITTENLEHDTEHYSADHVVEKVQWQAPDISKFKNKTFLGYHRTNGTVGTENNWLIIPLVFCQNRNVEVLKSALVDKLGFGKQQHLGLNVDTLIETYKSGGSVEAILEQDILKEADEVYKNPLFPNVDGIRFLTHDGGCGGSTSDAIALCHLLAGYINNPNVAGATVLSLGCQHAQSKILQDALSKMAPNNDKPVYFLEQQHMNSEKELLAEAVKKTFVGLIEANKVERQPATLDKLVIGLECGGSDGFSGISANPVLGYVSDLLVGLGGATVLAEFPELNGVEQELINRCQSKEKADKFSNIMAVYNEKATLLGGGFSANPSPGNIKDGLITDAIKSAGAAKKGGTSPVEDVLDYTEQVVKPGLNLLCTPGNDVESTTGLAGSGTNIILFTTGLGTPTGNPITPVIKVSSNTKLFNRMNDIIDFNTGGVIDGEATIEETGEQLLEFVIEVASGKQVKARKLEQNDFIPWKRGMSL
- a CDS encoding SDR family NAD(P)-dependent oxidoreductase, which gives rise to MKFSLKNKTAIVTGGGSGIGKAISKTLAGQGAFVHILELNVENAEVTKAEIEADGGKAAVHQCNVVNQADVVEVINKIAEESGLDILINNAGIAHIGNVENTPEADLDRVYSVNVKGVYNCIFASVPHMKAKGGVIINMASIASSVGLNDRFAYSMSKGAALTMTYSVAKDYINDGIRCNCISPARVHTPFVDGFLKNNYPGREAEMFEKLSKTQPIGRMGKPQEIADLALFLCSDEASFITGTDFPIDGGFIKLNG
- a CDS encoding malectin domain-containing carbohydrate-binding protein; this encodes MKKLQYIVLASILMFISCGKDVKVDAVRKEISLNDNWYTIHLDSLNQSEADFVKNININDNWKAVSVPHNWDQYYGFRRMKHGNLHGTAWYYKTLKLNAEDQGKQHFLFFEGVGSYATVWVNGKEVGAHKGGRTTFTLDITDVVDFNTENNIVVKAAHPAFIADLPWVCGGCSGEWGFSEGSQPMGIFRPVSLVVTDKLRIEPFGVHVWNDASTNKENALLHTTTEVKNYSDSAKKITVENMLLDTNGKQVVSVKTDVENVSGLKEIKQTLPEFSNPKLWSPEDPYLYQLVTKVYENGDLKDALSTPYGIRWVSWPINRESDDNRFFLNDEPIFINGTCEYEHLIGRSHSFSDKDVKARIGQIKAAGYNAFREGHQPHNLRYQQHLDEDGILFWSQFSAHIWYDTPEFKENFKTLLKEWIKERRNNPSVVMWGLQNESTIPKDFAEECTQIIRELDPTATQRLVTTCNGGEGSDWNVIQNWSGTYGGDPYNYGKEMTEHLLNGEYGAWRSADLHTEGEFNQKGELSENRFSQLMEIKVAEAESVSDKIVGQYHWLLYSHENPGRSQNGEGYRDIDKVGPVNYKGIFTIWGEPLDAFYMYRANYVSNKKEPMVYIVSHSWPTRWNEGGTKNGIDVYSNCDEVELFNDVDEVSLGKLKNTGLGKHFQFNNVDVKYNILYVVGYVDGQPVAKDYIVLNNLPEAPHFDALVSETNDILKPAEGFNYLYRVNSGGADYTDTFGNAWLADVHKTDENSWGSLSWTDTFENLPAYYASQRTTYDPIAGTQDWRLFQDFRYGADKLRYEFPVPDGEYQVELYFNEAWYGTGGGMDCEDWRVFDIAINNNIVEKNLDIWKTVGHDAALKKVYSAKSDNGKLIISFPNVASGEAVISAIAIASKDYNVNPANPSDKNILNLSANTDVEVSTWLNITDKQFVNSKVSFTKLPSEVYGADYLKFPISEENKTVSGHFTLKTDATIYAFVNSEIKQLEGYEAMEESAENSLNQTFIVYKRVAKKGENIAFSSEEGIATIAVVPTYSMEEKDDRVIVKLEAESDAQTTGSGVKKAFFKKSDYIEFTENTKNSITFTVTPGVANIYLMRFRYMNMTEGPLKVRLKIEDANGILLRNDDIEFPVRNDKWKVLNTTSGGYINAGTYKIQLESDNMKGLRIESFEFQ
- a CDS encoding AraC family transcriptional regulator, with the protein product MKLHLLDRSTPSDTSFTAKVHEDSNFLKLWHYHPELELVVILKSNGNCFVGDGIEKFEPGDVFLIGKNTPHMWLNQEAYFADDSELVAKSIAIHFKKDFLGEHFFETPEMHHLSELFDRARFGIKFLNLKGELIETVQNMLNLNGFHKTIAFLNILNKLSSHKNFKLLASSGYMKTFKVKTNKTLDKVYAYIFKNFNRDISLDEVAKIANMNATAFSRLFKRVNGKPFSRYVSEIRIGYACKLLLEQKVNISQVCYEVGFNNISNFNRQFKIVMDCNPSEYIKQHVNSYQENELV
- a CDS encoding sugar-binding domain-containing protein codes for the protein MNKTLNQTKIFSLLLLVSLIFSCSKTEEIVERDVRIVEDFNFNWNFKLGDVPEATQANFNTTDWRTLNLPHDWSIEGEFSEDNPAKPEGGALPTGTGWYRKTFTLPADWNGKSVSVEFDGVYRNSEVWINGHYLGKRPYGYISFAYNLTDYLNFGTKENVIAVKVDNSEQPNSRWYTGSGIYRNVRLVATENLYVDHWGTYVTTPKVLKDKATVAFETTIKNDSTSKRVFKLVNTVLDADNLEVAVSEKIDSIQPHTSYVTRQQMEVVNPVLWSVENPYLYTVKTKIYEGENLVDNYETPLGIRYFSFNAKKGFSLNGVPTKIHGVCLHHDNGALGAVANKSAIKRKLQIMKDMGVNAIRVAHNPSSLELLQLCDEMGLIVQVEAFDVWKKRKVKFDYNVEWDEWYKRDLQDVIRRDRNNPSVMMWSIGNEIREQFDSTGIAMTKDLVKIVKSLDQTRPVTCALTENIPEKNFIYQSGALDLLGFNYKHEDYGTFPENFKGQKIIASESVSALETRGHYDATSSEIKFWPPAHNEPFDGNDDYTVSAYDNVAAYWGTTHEENWKTVKKLDYIAGTFIWTGFDYIGEPIPYPYPARSSYFGIVDLAGLPKDVYYMYQSEWSDKTVLHVLPHWNWNAGQEVDVWAYYNNADEVELFVNGTSQGVKSKQDEELHVSWKVNYEPGTIKVVSRKAGQVVLEKEVHTAGTASQLALEADKKAISNDNYDLVYVTVSVNDEEGNLSPRANNLIQFEVTGGGKIVGVDNGYQASLESFKANYRKAYNGKCVVIIQSNGKAENIQLKATSEGLKEVSVQIDVE
- a CDS encoding zinc-binding alcohol dehydrogenase family protein, which translates into the protein MNYIVCEEPTKFALKEKEQPVREANQALIKIHRVGICGTDLHAYSGNQAFFTYPRILGHELAAEVLEVGENNQNLKVGDKVIVMPYVSCGECIACRKGKTNCCSNIKVLGVHADGGMQEVVAVRTDLLIPANTLSYEEMAIVEPLAIGAHAIRRADVEAGEFIVVVGCGPIGIGLMKLAQIKGAEVIAIDVDESRLAFVKNEIGVKHVVKVSETAAEEVSKITNGDLATAVFDCTGNKRALEGGIAYMSHGGRYVLVGLSKGELVFSHPGIHAKESTIMCSRNATLEDFQFVIDNLPQFPTDKFVTHQVPYTEMIANFDSWLDPKNGVIKAMVNFSAE